The following nucleotide sequence is from Methanolinea sp..
CTTCTACAAGGAGTATCTCAGCGCCACTCCCCACGGAGTCCATGTATTGAACTTACCGGGGTTTGAGAAAAAGGTTGTCACCGGTTCCGGGAGAAGAATCGATCCAGATTGTGCCCCATGGCGATGAGGGAGCTCAAAGTTGTGGCAAGCCCTACTCCGGCATCTTGAGCGGGTATCTTTGTTAATTCGACTGATATCCTGAAGACTCTGGGGGAATACTTGTTATCGAATCCCGCCCCGCAATCCCAGGCATAACATACGGACTGCCCGTCCTTCTCAAAAGCCCCGGCCCCGTGTTCCGCAAACATCCCTGTTCCGGGTTTATCAGGGGGGCGTTAGAGAGGAAGAGAACAGGATCTGCATAACCGACGGCATTTCCCGGATACCCGGGTGTATTGCCCAGCCACACCTCCCGGCACGCAACCCATCGTTGCGCTTGCAGCGGTAAAAGAGACCGTATCGATGGGGAACCGGCTGAGTGGCTGCCGCCGCATCCGTGAAAAAGAGCATGGAGCATCTTTCGGTCTTGTTTCGAAGGAGTGTAGCAGTCTCCTGGCAATTGGTGCCTGGTAACGGTCAGGCCACCTAATGTGATGAACACGTCAATGATGGCAGCGGTGCTGATGGTGAGCAGGAGCAGAAAGAATGAAAACGACCTGTCCCTGATCGCCTGGGTCCCGGGAGCCTACAAGGATTGGAAAACAGGGCCCTCTCTTTTTTTTTTTAAAATCGCCTTGCTCCAGGTTCTTTTAGTATGCGACGTTTTAGGAAAAACAGTGCGGGAGCGGACAGTAACGCCGTGCAAATGTTTAATTGAACAGGAGATCATGATCGATTGCCATGATCCTGGACCAGGAGAAGATAACCCGTATCAAGCGACTGCTCAAGGTGAAACCCAAAGGGCTTACCATCTCTGAAATTTCCCATAACCTGAAGATCAACCGCAATTCCGTGGCAAAATACCTCGAGATCCTGCTCATCACCGGACATGTCGAGATGAAGATGTACGGGAATGCCAAAATGTACTATCTCTCAAACCGGGTGCCAATCTCATCGATGTTCAAGTTCGCCAATGAACTCATCCTGGTGCTCGACAGCGATATGCGGGTGGTCGAGGCAAATGATAACTTTTTCTCTTATTTCCCGGTACGGAAAGAAGACCTTATCGGCAGCATCATCTCCACCAGCCCCATCAACAGCGGGGACGGCTTCAGGCTGGACGATCTGGCCCGGTCGGCCATTGAGACCGGTGAAATCTCACATGAGATAGCTCTCACGCGGGATGGAACGGTTACATGCCTTTACGTCAAAGTCTTGCCAAGCGTTTTTGATGATGGTGCAACGGGCACTACGTTCCTCTTTGAAGATGTCACCGGAAAAAAAGAGGTCGAAGAACGCCTCAGGGTCAGTGAAGCAAAGTACCGGGCAATCGTGGAGAATCAAACCGAGATGGTGAACCGGTTTGACAAAGATCTGAACCTTCTGTTTGTAAATCCTGCAATTACCCGGTATTTTGGGCTGGAGGAAAAAGATCTGGTCGGGAAGTCCATACTCGATTCCATCCCTGCACAGGAGCGGGACCTTGTCGAGAGCCGGATAAGGAGCCTGACGCCCGGGAATCCTCTCTGCATCATCGAGCACCGGAGTTTCGATAAGAAGGAGGAGTGTCACTGGCATCAGTGGGCAATCCAGGCCCTGTTTAACGATCGGGGAATCCTGGTTGAGTACCAGGGGGTAGGCCGGGATATCACCGAGCAGAAAAAATCCGCAGAGGCGATCCTGATCAAGAACTTTGCGCTTGCGTCATCGTTGAATGGGATTGGTATTGCAGATCTTTCGGGAAACGTGACGTATGTCAACAGTGCATTCCTGGCCATGTTCGGTTACGACCACGAGGGCGATGTCCTGGGAAAGCCGATCCATATATTTTCTCACAGCGATGCAAAGGCCTCCGGAGACATCCTGGAGGTATGGAGATCGCTCAAGGAACGTGGCTGGTGGTCGGGTGAAGTTCTGGCCAGGACAAGGGGCGATAAAAGCTTCAATGCGATTCTCAATGCAAGTGTTGTACGTGACCCGTCAGGTGTCCCGCTCTGCATGATGGCTTCGTTTATTGATATATCTGATATCAAAAAAGCCCGGGAGGAGCTCAGGATGAAGGATACGGCTATCGAGACCTCGCTGACCTCGATGGCAATCTTCGACCGCGACTTCCGGTTGATCTATGCGAACAATTCCTGTTTATCGGAATTTAACCTCAGTTTCAACTCGATACAGGGGAAAATGGCCGCTGATATCATCTCACAGTTCGAGGAAATCGATCCCCCGCTTGATGAGGTTTTCTCTCTTATAAAAAAAGCAGGGAAATGGAGCGGCGAGATGTCCGTGACCATGCCGGGAGGGGAAAAAAAGCATTTCAACGCATCGATACGATGTTCCTTTGATGAAGCAGGGACGATTCTCTACACCCTTTTCTCCCTGGTAAACATCACCGAATTCCGGAACATCGAGACAGCGCTGAAGAGCTCCCGCCAGAAGCTGTCGGAAACAATCGAGTTCATGCCCGATCCCACGTACATTATCGATAAGGATCACCGGGTCATTGCCTGGAACCGGGCATTGGAGATATTGACCGGAGTGGAACGGGGCGAAGTGCTGGGTAAGAAGGATTTCCGGAATGCCTTCTCATTTTTCGGAGACGAACGCCCCGTTCTGGTCGATATCCTGGATCTCCCCCCTCACGAACTGGCGAACAAATACCCAAAGGTCCGCAGGTTCGGCGACAGCGTCTACATCGAGTCGTTCGTTTCAGCAATGAACGGCGGAAA
It contains:
- a CDS encoding PAS domain S-box protein; this translates as MILDQEKITRIKRLLKVKPKGLTISEISHNLKINRNSVAKYLEILLITGHVEMKMYGNAKMYYLSNRVPISSMFKFANELILVLDSDMRVVEANDNFFSYFPVRKEDLIGSIISTSPINSGDGFRLDDLARSAIETGEISHEIALTRDGTVTCLYVKVLPSVFDDGATGTTFLFEDVTGKKEVEERLRVSEAKYRAIVENQTEMVNRFDKDLNLLFVNPAITRYFGLEEKDLVGKSILDSIPAQERDLVESRIRSLTPGNPLCIIEHRSFDKKEECHWHQWAIQALFNDRGILVEYQGVGRDITEQKKSAEAILIKNFALASSLNGIGIADLSGNVTYVNSAFLAMFGYDHEGDVLGKPIHIFSHSDAKASGDILEVWRSLKERGWWSGEVLARTRGDKSFNAILNASVVRDPSGVPLCMMASFIDISDIKKAREELRMKDTAIETSLTSMAIFDRDFRLIYANNSCLSEFNLSFNSIQGKMAADIISQFEEIDPPLDEVFSLIKKAGKWSGEMSVTMPGGEKKHFNASIRCSFDEAGTILYTLFSLVNITEFRNIETALKSSRQKLSETIEFMPDPTYIIDKDHRVIAWNRALEILTGVERGEVLGKKDFRNAFSFFGDERPVLVDILDLPPHELANKYPKVRRFGDSVYIESFVSAMNGGKGAFLWGKASALTDHEGRSIGAIESIRDISAWKRARESLRKMDATGIAVATPLEEEKQKVETLSRMRQELESILDLMEEAVLLTDKSGMILWANERFVELVNGDRQIVLGAPLSTFFPADERQILACSPGETMLRITLIPLTGNSGVPVEARTAGIPLGDERVVILQKIPS